A genomic stretch from Arachis stenosperma cultivar V10309 chromosome 3, arast.V10309.gnm1.PFL2, whole genome shotgun sequence includes:
- the LOC130968032 gene encoding transcription factor bHLH121 isoform X2: MDGTAARKSQKADREKIRRDRLNEQFVELGSILGRPKNDKATILGDTIQLLKDLTSQVGKLKDEYAALNEESRELAQEKNDLREEKASLKTDIENLNNQYQQRLRNMFPWTAMDHSVMMAPPSYPYPMPMAVPPGSIPLQPYPFFANQNPSVIPNPCSTFVPYLAPNTLVEQQSAQYVSPPSHPGTRSHLSSKHDTRNKPPRDRESKAEKSEASNDVTTNLELKTPGSSADQDLSSGKRKCSKPLRSEGSSSSHSVQDSSSSSVDGSRKANE, translated from the exons ATGGATGGTACAGCTGCAAGAAAGTCTCAAAAGGCTGACCGAGAAAAAATAAGGAGGGATCGACTCAATGAACAATTTGTAGAACTCGGCAGCATTTTGGGTAG GCCTAAAAATGACAAAGCAACCATTCTTGGTGATACAATTCAATTGCTGAAGGATCTTACTTCTCAAGTTGGTAAACTCAAAGATGAATATGCTGCACTAAATGAAGAATCTcgtgaa TTGGCTCAAGAGAAAAACGATCTCAGGGAAGAGAAGGCTTCTCTTAAAACAGATATTGAAAACTTGAATAATCAGTATCAGCAGCGACTGAGGAACATGTTTCCTTGGACTGCAATGGATCATTCAGTTATGATGGCTccaccatcatacccatacccAATGCCAATGGCTGTCCCTCCGGGTTCAATTCCCTTGCAACCATACCCATTCTTTGCTAATCAAAATCCGTCTGTCATCCCTAACCCCTGTTCAACATTTGTTCCTTATTTAGCACCAAATACCCTTGTTGAACAACAATCTGCCCAGTATGTATCTCCACCGTCTCATCCAGGTACTCGGTCCCATTTGTCAAGTAAACATGACACCAGAAACAAACCACCCAGGGATAGGGAGAGCAAAGCAGAAAAAAGTGAGGCTTCAAATGATGTCACCACAAACCTTGAGTTGAAGACTCCTGGATCTTCTGCAGATCAG GATTTATCGTCAGGAAAAAGGAAATGCAGCAAGCCATTGAGGTCAGAAGGGAGTTCATCGTCACATAGTGTTCAGGACAGCTCATCAAGTAGTGTCGATGGTAGCAGAAAGGCTAACGAATGA
- the LOC130968032 gene encoding transcription factor bHLH121 isoform X1 gives MDGTAARKSQKADREKIRRDRLNEQFVELGSILDPDRPKNDKATILGDTIQLLKDLTSQVGKLKDEYAALNEESRELAQEKNDLREEKASLKTDIENLNNQYQQRLRNMFPWTAMDHSVMMAPPSYPYPMPMAVPPGSIPLQPYPFFANQNPSVIPNPCSTFVPYLAPNTLVEQQSAQYVSPPSHPGTRSHLSSKHDTRNKPPRDRESKAEKSEASNDVTTNLELKTPGSSADQDLSSGKRKCSKPLRSEGSSSSHSVQDSSSSSVDGSRKANE, from the exons ATGGATGGTACAGCTGCAAGAAAGTCTCAAAAGGCTGACCGAGAAAAAATAAGGAGGGATCGACTCAATGAACAATTTGTAGAACTCGGCAGCATTTTGG ACCCTGATAGGCCTAAAAATGACAAAGCAACCATTCTTGGTGATACAATTCAATTGCTGAAGGATCTTACTTCTCAAGTTGGTAAACTCAAAGATGAATATGCTGCACTAAATGAAGAATCTcgtgaa TTGGCTCAAGAGAAAAACGATCTCAGGGAAGAGAAGGCTTCTCTTAAAACAGATATTGAAAACTTGAATAATCAGTATCAGCAGCGACTGAGGAACATGTTTCCTTGGACTGCAATGGATCATTCAGTTATGATGGCTccaccatcatacccatacccAATGCCAATGGCTGTCCCTCCGGGTTCAATTCCCTTGCAACCATACCCATTCTTTGCTAATCAAAATCCGTCTGTCATCCCTAACCCCTGTTCAACATTTGTTCCTTATTTAGCACCAAATACCCTTGTTGAACAACAATCTGCCCAGTATGTATCTCCACCGTCTCATCCAGGTACTCGGTCCCATTTGTCAAGTAAACATGACACCAGAAACAAACCACCCAGGGATAGGGAGAGCAAAGCAGAAAAAAGTGAGGCTTCAAATGATGTCACCACAAACCTTGAGTTGAAGACTCCTGGATCTTCTGCAGATCAG GATTTATCGTCAGGAAAAAGGAAATGCAGCAAGCCATTGAGGTCAGAAGGGAGTTCATCGTCACATAGTGTTCAGGACAGCTCATCAAGTAGTGTCGATGGTAGCAGAAAGGCTAACGAATGA